CGCAGTATTCCCAAACAAGGCTAAGGTTATCTGAAGCATTGATATAATCTAAAAATCCGTTTTTCCGGAGCATGGCTTCTGACTTGTTAATAGGACCTTGAATGACCCCCAACTTCTGATACCCGCGCTCTTCGAAATGCTTTGCAACCAAATGTCCGCCGCGGTAGCTGTCGAAGGTGACGGTATCCATAACAGGGCTTGCTATCGGCGCAATGGAAACCAGCGGGAACTCAGCCGGAAAGCTATTGAGCAAAACTTCATACTCAGCCTCACCATAATCCGGCATAAAGATGACCGCTGCATCAAAATGGGTTTTACGCAGCTCACTCACGATTTCGTCAGGACTGTCTGAAGTATGCGTCACACTCATCAGACTAACACCGGCATTGGTGTCTTTGGCAGCGAGGTCGAAGCCTTCAAACAGCGAAGCAAAAAACTCACCGGTGTAATGCCGTGTGACAATGGCAATCTGAATGGTATTCCGCAGCTCAATGGGGGTGTGTATAGATGAAACGGGGTAATTAAGCCTGTAGGCGCTTTCATAAATCCGTTTCTCATTTTCTTTGCTGATTTTCCCGGTGCGGGTAAGTGCCCGGGACACCGTTGAAATGGACAGACCGGTGTCTTCGGCGATGTGTTTGAGGGTTACTTTTTTTATCATAAGCAACGAATTCGAATGCGTGAAAATGGATCCATAATATTGCAAAAAATTTGCATAAATGCCAATACGATTTTCTGCGAATAGAGGTGTGATTGTTTGGGCAGCACAGTTTTTTTCGGATTTGGGGCATAAATTTCACGTAAATGCAAAAAATGAATGGTTTTTTTGTTGTAGGAGCAACGATGATTGGTAGACATCATTGATGTTTTTGGTACCTGTATGCTAATTCATTTTGCATGATTCTGATTGCTTTAGGCTTTTTTCTTTAGTTTGCTAAACTCTTCCACTTATTTCAGTAGCATTGTGGGGGATGGCTGAGTTAAAGTGCGGAATAATTTTCTAATGTGTGCAAACTCAGGAAAAGTATTTGCAGGGCTAATAAAATTCCAATATCTTAAAAGCGTTTCCAGAATTACAAATAAACCTCATTTAGTTATGAAATCATTTTATACACAAAGCCTCAGAGCATTATGTGCTATGTTGCTGATCGCAGGCCTGAGTTTCGGTGCTGCACAACAGGCTGACGCCAGACAAGACAATGTCATTATTAACGGCGATTTTAGCTCCGGTCTCGACTCCTGGACGCCTTTCGTTGCAGATTTTGCCGGCGTTTCAGCCGATTTTAGCGTAATTGATGGCGAAGCAGCCATTACCAATATTTCCGGTGCCGGCGGAGAAGTATGGTATGTTCAGTTCAATCAAATTTTGACAGAATCGCAGGTTTCTTCCCTGCAGATGGGACAGAACTACAAAATTCAGTTCGACGCACGCTCAAGCGAAGACGGACGTCAGCTTCGCTCCTATTTCGGGGAAGAAGCTGGCGGGTTTGCCAGCATTAATATTGCTGATTTCAACCTGACCACTGAAATGCAGACCTATGAAACAGTCTTTACCGTTGACACCACTTACCCGCTGATGAAGCTTGGTTTTGAAATGGGTTTCAGTAACGCTGACGTTTTCATTGACAATGTTTCAATGGTAGCAACTGAAGAAGAGCCAACCCCTCCGGGCGGACTTACCCTGCCGGTAACATTTGACGATCCGGATATCGATTACGGTTTGTTCGATTTTGAAGGCGCAATCTCTGAGATCGTCACCGATCCTACTGACCCTGCCAATATGGTTGTGCAAACGCTCAAGCCTGAAGGCGCTATCTTCTTTGCAGGTACAACGGTAGGCGACCCTGACGGATTTGCAGAAGCCATTCCGTTTACACCTGAAGAAACAACCATGAGTGTTCGCGTGTGGTCACCTGTTGCTGGTATTCCTATTCGCGTCAAAGTTGAAAACTCAAATGATCCCACTGTTTCTGTAGAAGCAGAAGTGGTTAACACTGTTGCCGAGGATTGGGAATTGCTCGTATTCGATTTTGCAAATCAGGCACCTGGTACAGCTCCTATTAACTTCGCAAGTACCTACAACAAGTTTACCATTTTCTTTGACTTCAATTTTGAAGATGAAGCTGTTGAGCGTACGTACTTCTGGGATGATATTGCCTTCGGTGGCGAAGGCGTAATTGTTCCACCGGCAACACCAATCGGTTTTGTAGCACAAAATAACATTAACGGCGAACCTGTTGGCTCTGGTGAAATGTTCCTTGCTGCGGGTCCAAACAACGTTGAAAATCCAAATGTTGAGTATCGCTTGTATTACGCGCGTACCGCAGACGACGTTGAAAATCCGATTGAAGAAGCCAACGAGTACGAATTTGGTTCAACTCCAGGTGACGGAGACGGCGTAAATGCATTCGGTTTCAACATCACCGGTCTCGATCCGGGTACAAGCTACACCTTCTGGCTGCATCAGTATAACAGCAGCACCGACCTGTTTTCTGAGCCGGCTGTTGCAACGGAAGTATCCGGTGGCGAAGGTACAAGCGTTGAGGAACCCGGTGAATTGGTTCGCGATTTCCACCTCAGCCAAAACTACCCGAACCCGTTCAACCCAACAACAATGATCGAGTTCGCCGTACCTGAAGCTACGGAAGTAACCCTTGAAGTATTCTCTATCAACGGTCAGCGCGTTGCTACGCTTCTTAACGGAAGTGTACAGGCCGGTCAGCATAGCGTAAGCTTCGACGCGACCAACCTCTCAAGTGGTATTTACCTATACCGTCTGCAGGCTGGCAGTGAAGTGATGATGCGTCAGATGACCCTCATCAAATAAAACAGAACGTTTGTGACAAGACAGACAGACAAAAAGGATTGCAAAGCTCAAGACAGATTGGTTGATTGATAAACCTTGACAATCCTATTAAAGGCTTCCCCTCAGGAATGAGAGGAAGCCTTTTTTTATTTTTGTACGCCTCACATTAAAGCAAGCGAGTTCCGGGACTTACTTGTTTGGCTGGTGTACAGGGCAACAAGCATGCAAACTATGCTCACACGATAACGCCTTTTGATTATGTGATAACAGGTTTCGTGCTACAGTAAGATCAATCAATTGATTGTATGGAGCCTGTCGGCAGATAATAGCTTGCGCGATAGTTTCAGCTGTAAAAGACACAACCTGATACAAAGTGGACAGGCGGTTAGATTGGAAACAAACTCACCGTATTGTTTCTCAGATTCTTCTAAGAGAATACCGATGACAGGGTTAGTAACAAGTCAACCTAAATTTAGAGCCTTTAGCGTTACCGTACGTCCGGCTTAGTAGCCGATATCGAGAAAGCCGCCCTTGTCCCTTTCCCTACCGCTTTTTTCCGAATCTGAATCCGGAGCGGTATCAGAAGTCGGGGATTCGGTTGTTTGGGAAGTTGAAACGCCTGTTTCATTATCTGAAGCTTCATGCTGAGCAGTCAGCCGTGCGGCTTGTTTGCGATTGAAATACGGCTCAACCCACTCGGTGAAATCAAGAGCATCTTCAGCTTCGAGATCAAGGGCGCTAAAGGAAGCGCCGGTATCGCTTGAAGCAATATTGATGGTCAGGCTTTTGAGACCGCGGCGTCGCTGAAAGTAGTTATCCCAAGCCGTAACGGACTGAATGCGGTAGCGCTTCACAAGCACCGTTGTCTTGGCCAGATTGCGGTAGCGGATCCGGATGGTATCAGCGTCGGTGCCGGTAGCTGCGGCGCGCCAGCGGTAATAGCCCAGCACAACCGCCAGCGGAATGATGGGCAAAATGAAGTGCGCGAAGGGCAGCAGCCAGTAAGAGAGACCAATGAGCACACCGGTTGGAATCAGGGTCCGGATGATGTAGCGGCGCAGGGCCCGCGGGGGCGGACTCACCGTTTCAGGCTGACGGTCATATTCAGGCGCCATCTCGCGGATAAACGCGTCGGCTTCACTGCGGCGCAGCAGCGGGAAAAGCGTGGTCGATTTTCCGCTTTGCTCTCCGAATCCGGCGCTATCCACATACAGCGTGCAGAACCCGAGCGGCTGACGCAGCACGCCTTCCTGAATCCGGATAGCCTGAATGCGCGCGTAGGGAATGGTTGTGAGCTTCTTCTCCAGAATGCCGCGGGATATCACCATTTCCCGGCGGCGCTTGTATATGGCAAAGTTGCCGTAGGAAAGTATGGTCCCTACTATTGAAAGAATCCAGGCAATGAACACCAGAAACACGGCCACACCGATGAAAAATACGGTATCATTGGCTGCCACGGTTTCGATAAAATCATACACGGCGTCGTCATCTACAACCGTGTTCATCTGTGCAAAAATGGTCCCCACAATAGAGAGTGCAATGCCGAAGCTGCCGGAGGTCGTGCCGGCGATGAGCAGACGGCGCCAGCTGAGTGCGTACACCGGTTTGGACATCCCCAAAGCCGAGCGGGAGACCACAGATCCCGCGGCAGGTCGGGTATTGGACGTTCGCGGTGCAGCAGCATCCGCAGTTTTCAGATCCGCCGTTACGGTCTCGTTTCCGCTCAAACCGTCGTCTTCCTGCGCAACCGCTTCTCCCGTTACGGCCGCTTCAGTATCAGCTTCCGCTTCATCCTCTTCGTGCTCAGGACTCATGTTCTCTTTAATCCAGAGCGCATCTTTAAGGGTAAGGGCGTCAATTTTGGCTTCCGAAGCGCCCCCGCCGGCGGTCTGCACCTCCA
This genomic stretch from Cyclonatronum proteinivorum harbors:
- a CDS encoding LacI family DNA-binding transcriptional regulator; its protein translation is MIKKVTLKHIAEDTGLSISTVSRALTRTGKISKENEKRIYESAYRLNYPVSSIHTPIELRNTIQIAIVTRHYTGEFFASLFEGFDLAAKDTNAGVSLMSVTHTSDSPDEIVSELRKTHFDAAVIFMPDYGEAEYEVLLNSFPAEFPLVSIAPIASPVMDTVTFDSYRGGHLVAKHFEERGYQKLGVIQGPINKSEAMLRKNGFLDYINASDNLSLVWEYCGDYSFAKGKAGYYNYKDAPVKPEAIFCTNDSMAVGFMHNAIRDGLIIPNDVAIAGYDDLPTCNLYTPTLSSVHTPYDSLGQKTIEIIINRLKEQSSARHTGYISLVPVSLSVRESTTSLSRIFKNPYKTLV
- a CDS encoding T9SS type A sorting domain-containing protein; the protein is MKSFYTQSLRALCAMLLIAGLSFGAAQQADARQDNVIINGDFSSGLDSWTPFVADFAGVSADFSVIDGEAAITNISGAGGEVWYVQFNQILTESQVSSLQMGQNYKIQFDARSSEDGRQLRSYFGEEAGGFASINIADFNLTTEMQTYETVFTVDTTYPLMKLGFEMGFSNADVFIDNVSMVATEEEPTPPGGLTLPVTFDDPDIDYGLFDFEGAISEIVTDPTDPANMVVQTLKPEGAIFFAGTTVGDPDGFAEAIPFTPEETTMSVRVWSPVAGIPIRVKVENSNDPTVSVEAEVVNTVAEDWELLVFDFANQAPGTAPINFASTYNKFTIFFDFNFEDEAVERTYFWDDIAFGGEGVIVPPATPIGFVAQNNINGEPVGSGEMFLAAGPNNVENPNVEYRLYYARTADDVENPIEEANEYEFGSTPGDGDGVNAFGFNITGLDPGTSYTFWLHQYNSSTDLFSEPAVATEVSGGEGTSVEEPGELVRDFHLSQNYPNPFNPTTMIEFAVPEATEVTLEVFSINGQRVATLLNGSVQAGQHSVSFDATNLSSGIYLYRLQAGSEVMMRQMTLIK
- a CDS encoding PH domain-containing protein; the protein is MKSETESQTLPDPPMKMSEPRRQHPVAALTNVLGTLRDLLLPLVIIFFFGGGGGGNGLFSSPWYIGTFLMFLLVVGVARWMRFTYRVEDDEIRIEYGLFVRKRSFIPRHRIQVIDISSGVLQRAFGLVSLEVQTAGGGASEAKIDALTLKDALWIKENMSPEHEEDEAEADTEAAVTGEAVAQEDDGLSGNETVTADLKTADAAAPRTSNTRPAAGSVVSRSALGMSKPVYALSWRRLLIAGTTSGSFGIALSIVGTIFAQMNTVVDDDAVYDFIETVAANDTVFFIGVAVFLVFIAWILSIVGTILSYGNFAIYKRRREMVISRGILEKKLTTIPYARIQAIRIQEGVLRQPLGFCTLYVDSAGFGEQSGKSTTLFPLLRRSEADAFIREMAPEYDRQPETVSPPPRALRRYIIRTLIPTGVLIGLSYWLLPFAHFILPIIPLAVVLGYYRWRAAATGTDADTIRIRYRNLAKTTVLVKRYRIQSVTAWDNYFQRRRGLKSLTINIASSDTGASFSALDLEAEDALDFTEWVEPYFNRKQAARLTAQHEASDNETGVSTSQTTESPTSDTAPDSDSEKSGRERDKGGFLDIGY